A genomic stretch from Aerococcaceae bacterium zg-1292 includes:
- a CDS encoding histidine--tRNA ligase: MIKKMKGTEDILPKDSYKWQYIEDTIRAIFDTYQVKEIRTPIFEAKELFARSVGDTTDIVSKEMYDFKDKGDRDIVLRPEGTAAIVRAYVEHKLFGPEYPQPLKLYYMGPMFRYERPQAGRQRQFHQVGMEVFGSTNPATDVEVIALAWDILQELEINNVTLYLNSLGKPEDRLKYRQALVDYFTPLQNQLSEDSKRRLQDNPLRILDSKAKEDKALVADAPSILDYLNDESQAHFEAVKAMLTALNIPFKVNPLIVRGLDYYQDTIFEIMVDDASTGSQSTIVGGGRYDGLVEQLGGPQTPGFGFGLGMERLLLLLEQQTVEIPAEEPTDLFVLSMGEAVNLTALQIVQAARQAGYIAERDYLGRSLKSQFKTADKLQAQLTVTLGEDELASGKVIVKNKALNKQEEIAIEDLVNNFEHYYRQLTMDTSTIDKYFN, encoded by the coding sequence ATGATTAAAAAGATGAAAGGGACAGAAGATATTCTGCCTAAAGATAGTTATAAATGGCAATATATAGAAGATACGATTCGTGCCATTTTCGATACGTATCAAGTGAAAGAGATTCGGACACCGATTTTTGAAGCGAAAGAATTATTTGCACGCTCTGTCGGTGATACTACGGATATCGTTTCAAAAGAAATGTATGATTTTAAAGACAAAGGTGACCGTGATATTGTGTTACGTCCAGAAGGTACAGCTGCTATTGTTCGTGCCTATGTGGAGCACAAATTATTTGGACCTGAGTATCCGCAACCATTGAAATTGTATTATATGGGACCGATGTTTCGTTATGAACGTCCACAAGCCGGTCGCCAACGTCAATTTCATCAAGTGGGGATGGAAGTATTTGGCAGTACCAATCCAGCGACCGATGTAGAAGTGATTGCATTAGCATGGGATATTTTACAAGAATTAGAGATTAATAATGTAACATTGTACTTAAATTCTTTAGGTAAGCCTGAAGACCGTTTGAAATATCGACAAGCACTGGTTGATTATTTTACACCATTACAAAACCAATTAAGTGAAGATTCCAAACGTCGTCTACAAGACAATCCTCTGCGTATTTTAGACAGTAAGGCAAAAGAAGATAAAGCATTAGTGGCGGATGCGCCAAGTATTTTAGATTACTTAAATGACGAAAGTCAGGCGCATTTTGAAGCGGTTAAAGCGATGTTAACTGCACTTAATATTCCGTTTAAAGTGAATCCACTGATTGTTCGTGGACTCGATTATTATCAAGATACGATTTTTGAGATTATGGTGGATGATGCGTCAACGGGCTCACAATCAACAATTGTAGGCGGCGGACGCTATGATGGATTAGTCGAGCAATTAGGTGGTCCGCAAACTCCAGGCTTCGGTTTTGGCTTAGGCATGGAGCGCTTATTGTTACTACTCGAACAACAAACCGTTGAAATACCAGCTGAAGAACCGACGGACTTATTTGTCTTAAGCATGGGTGAGGCAGTCAATCTAACGGCATTACAAATTGTACAAGCAGCACGCCAAGCCGGTTATATCGCAGAGCGTGACTACTTAGGACGCAGTTTAAAATCACAATTTAAAACAGCAGATAAGTTACAAGCACAATTAACCGTAACCTTAGGTGAAGATGAATTAGCCTCAGGTAAAGTAATTGTAAAAAATAAAGCGTTGAATAAACAAGAAGAAATCGCAATTGAGGATTTAGTAAATAATTTTGAACATTATTATCGTCAATTAACAATGGACACCTCAACAATCGATAAATATTTTAACTAA
- the aspS gene encoding aspartate--tRNA ligase: MKRTVYAGLVSDALVGQEITLKGWVQKRRDLGGVIFIDLRDREGFCQVVFNAEYLTAEAMNEADHLRSEYVVEVTGVLNRRVAEQVNPNIPTGHFELMASSLTVLAKAKTPPIYIEEELDVDEEVRLRHRFLDLRRPNMFANLRLRHQVTQTIREYLNGEGFLDVETPYLTKSTPEGARDYLVPTRREAGKFYALPQSPQILKQLLMGAGIDRYYQIVRCFRDEDLRGDRQPEFTQVDLETSFLTQEEVQGLVEEMLKRVVKATKGYEITEAFPTLTYATAMAEYGVDKPDIRFEMKLVDLSEFAGQSEFGVFKSTIEAGGQVKAINLKGLADAYTRKTADELIEVVKPYGAKGLAWLKVTDEGFNGPIAKFFADEASYQAIAEPLAAQAGDIIFFVADQPNVVAASLGELRVHLAKKHQLFDEDELAFVWITDWPLLEYDEEAGRYVAMHHPFTAPQNMDIEALKANPATTLAQAYDIVLNGYEIGGGSIRIFTREMQEQMFELLGFTPEEAKNQFGFLMDAFEYGFPPHGGLALGLDRLVMILAKEPNIREVIAFPKTGRGIDLLSQAPSYVAQDQVRELHIRIHE, from the coding sequence ATGAAAAGAACAGTATATGCCGGATTAGTCAGTGATGCGCTAGTCGGACAAGAAATTACATTAAAAGGTTGGGTACAAAAACGTCGTGACTTAGGTGGCGTTATCTTTATTGATTTACGTGACCGTGAAGGTTTTTGTCAAGTTGTCTTTAACGCTGAGTATTTAACAGCGGAAGCGATGAATGAAGCAGACCACTTACGTAGTGAATACGTTGTGGAAGTAACAGGTGTTTTAAATCGACGAGTTGCTGAGCAAGTGAATCCTAACATTCCGACCGGTCACTTTGAGTTAATGGCAAGTTCATTAACAGTATTAGCAAAAGCAAAAACACCACCGATTTATATTGAAGAAGAATTGGATGTTGATGAAGAGGTTCGTTTACGTCACCGCTTTTTAGATTTGCGCCGTCCGAATATGTTTGCGAATTTACGTTTACGCCACCAAGTGACACAAACAATTCGTGAGTACTTAAATGGTGAAGGTTTCTTAGATGTTGAAACACCGTATTTAACAAAATCAACTCCAGAAGGGGCACGTGACTATTTAGTACCTACACGCCGTGAGGCAGGAAAATTCTATGCGTTACCACAATCACCACAAATACTTAAGCAATTATTAATGGGTGCCGGTATTGACCGTTATTACCAAATTGTTCGTTGTTTCCGTGACGAAGATTTACGTGGTGACCGTCAACCAGAATTTACTCAAGTAGACTTAGAAACAAGCTTCTTGACACAAGAGGAAGTACAAGGCTTAGTCGAAGAAATGTTAAAACGTGTTGTAAAAGCAACCAAAGGGTATGAAATTACTGAAGCCTTTCCTACTTTAACGTATGCGACTGCAATGGCAGAATATGGTGTGGATAAACCAGATATTCGTTTTGAAATGAAATTAGTTGATTTATCTGAATTTGCCGGGCAATCTGAATTTGGTGTCTTTAAATCAACGATTGAAGCGGGCGGACAAGTGAAGGCTATCAACCTAAAAGGATTAGCTGACGCATATACCCGTAAGACAGCTGACGAGTTAATTGAAGTAGTAAAACCTTATGGTGCAAAAGGTCTAGCATGGTTAAAAGTAACAGACGAAGGATTCAATGGGCCTATTGCTAAATTCTTTGCGGATGAAGCAAGCTATCAAGCGATTGCAGAACCATTAGCGGCACAAGCGGGTGATATTATATTCTTTGTTGCTGACCAACCAAATGTAGTTGCAGCATCATTAGGTGAGTTGCGTGTTCACTTAGCAAAAAAACATCAGTTATTTGATGAAGATGAACTCGCATTTGTATGGATTACTGATTGGCCATTGCTTGAATATGACGAAGAAGCTGGTCGTTATGTTGCTATGCACCATCCATTTACCGCACCGCAAAATATGGATATTGAAGCATTAAAAGCAAATCCAGCGACTACATTAGCCCAAGCTTATGATATTGTATTAAATGGTTATGAAATCGGTGGTGGTAGTATTCGTATTTTCACGCGTGAAATGCAAGAACAAATGTTTGAATTATTAGGCTTTACACCGGAAGAAGCAAAAAATCAATTTGGCTTCTTAATGGATGCATTTGAATATGGCTTCCCACCACACGGAGGCTTGGCACTAGGTTTAGATCGATTAGTCATGATATTAGCCAAAGAGCCAAATATACGTGAAGTTATTGCCTTTCCTAAAACAGGACGTGGCATAGACTTATTGTCACAAGCTCCAAGCTATGTAGCCCAAGACCAAGTTCGTGAATTACACATACGCATTCACGAATAA
- a CDS encoding deoxyribonuclease IV, which produces MYLGSHVSMSGKDMLLGSAKEAASYGANIFMMYTGAPQNTRRKDVSTFRIEEAKAFMAENGIEFFTVHAPYIVNLANTTKEGYFDFAVEFLRQEIERVEAVGAHQVTLHPGSHVGAGVDVGINQIIAGLNEVLRADQQPQIALETMAGKGTELGRTFEEIARMIDGVTHNEKLSVTFDTCHVYDAGYDIVNDFDGVLNEFDKIIGLDRLKVLHINDSKNPFNSHKDRHANIGQGSIGFDTLNKIVHHPQLMSIPKILETPWVALPDNPKNKVAPYKQEIAMLRSGQYNEHLMEEILEQK; this is translated from the coding sequence ATGTATTTAGGTTCACATGTGTCGATGAGCGGCAAGGATATGTTATTAGGGTCAGCTAAAGAAGCTGCTTCATATGGTGCCAATATCTTTATGATGTATACAGGCGCACCACAAAATACACGGCGAAAAGATGTTTCAACCTTTCGTATTGAAGAAGCAAAAGCGTTTATGGCAGAAAATGGTATTGAATTTTTTACTGTTCACGCACCTTATATCGTTAACTTAGCAAATACGACAAAAGAAGGATATTTTGACTTTGCGGTCGAATTTTTAAGACAAGAAATTGAACGTGTTGAAGCCGTAGGTGCCCACCAAGTCACACTGCATCCTGGCAGTCATGTTGGGGCTGGTGTGGATGTGGGAATCAATCAGATTATTGCCGGTCTAAATGAAGTTTTACGAGCAGACCAACAGCCACAAATTGCTTTAGAGACAATGGCAGGTAAAGGGACTGAATTGGGTCGCACATTTGAAGAGATTGCACGCATGATTGATGGTGTGACGCATAATGAAAAGTTATCAGTGACTTTTGATACTTGCCATGTGTATGATGCGGGTTACGATATTGTTAATGATTTTGACGGTGTTCTTAATGAATTTGATAAAATAATTGGCTTAGACCGGTTAAAAGTATTGCATATTAATGATTCAAAAAATCCATTTAATAGTCACAAAGACCGTCACGCAAATATTGGACAAGGTTCCATTGGTTTTGATACTTTAAATAAAATTGTCCACCACCCACAATTAATGTCTATTCCTAAAATTTTGGAAACACCGTGGGTAGCATTGCCTGATAATCCTAAAAATAAAGTTGCGCCGTATAAACAAGAAATCGCAATGTTACGTAGCGGTCAGTATAATGAGCATTTGATGGAAGAAATTTTAGAGCAGAAATAA